A DNA window from Ctenopharyngodon idella isolate HZGC_01 chromosome 8, HZGC01, whole genome shotgun sequence contains the following coding sequences:
- the LOC127517239 gene encoding gastrula zinc finger protein XlCGF57.1-like, translated as MAFIKEETEDISISEQFSLKNEDAEDHTDLVVMKVESQELNEMQEEDHHRETLCSQTEQESSQKRARKTGSKKCYICPQCGRNFTYEKSLKKHEANHTGQCPFTCQQCGNIFTTKGSLKNHMRVHTGEKPYTCDQCGKSYTRSKTLRDHMRIHTGERPYTCNQCGKSYIRSKTLRDHMRIHTGERPYTCNQCGKSFIHKVTLNLHMRIHSRENHFICHQCGKSFKDITRLNRHVIIHSGEKPFKCHQCGKGFQISNNLKAHMRCHTEEKPFKCHQCGKCLKHETSLNYHMRLHTGERPFTCPQCGKSFILEGQLSRHMRYIHTDEKPFVCHYCGRICESKSNLKIHIQIHTGEKPFSCPQCGKSFIHKGLLNYHMKLHTGEKPFSCHLCGMGFRYKGLLNGHMRSVHTNEKPFTCHHCGRICESKSKLQIHMRIHTGERPFSCPCGKSFALKGNLTAHMRLHTGDRPYMCVQCEKSFAYLRQLKSHLQTHFGEKSQCSECGKRFAKMSNFKNHLRIHSGLRPFNCNQCNKTFILPSHLEIHLKIHADKRPYVCSPCRKSFKWLCNFRSHRRFHVRGKPNSRASYLKGKKQIHTGEKPDIVTSDFRGGHVMAP; from the coding sequence ACCTGGTGGTGATGAAAGTGGAGAGTCAAGAACTGAATGAAATGCAGGAGGAAGATCATCATAGAGAAACACTTTGCTCACAGACTGAACAGGAGTCCTCACAAAAAAGAGCTCGGAAGACAGGTTCTAAAAAGTGTTACATCTGCCCTCAGTGTGGCAGGAATTTCACTTATGAAAAAAGCCTTAAAAAACATGAGGCAAATCACACTGGACAGTgccctttcacctgccaacagtgtgggaACATTTTCACTACAAAAGGAAGCCTTAAAaaccacatgagagttcacactggagagaaaccttacacatgtgatcagtgtggaaagagttacaCACGAAGCAAGACCTTAAGGGATCACATgaggattcacactggagaaaggCCTTACACATGTAATCAGTGCGGAAAAAGTTACATACGAAGCAAGACCTTAAGAGATCACATgaggattcacactggagaaaggCCTTACACATGtaatcagtgtggaaagagtttcatacATAAAGTAACCCTTAATttacacatgagaattcactcAAGAGAGAACCATTTTATATGCcatcaatgtggaaagagtttcaaagaCATAACACGCCTTAACAGGCATGTAATAATTCACTCTGGAGAGAAGCCCTTCAAATGCCACCAATGTGGAAAGGggtttcaaataagtaacaacCTTAAGGCACACATGAGATGTCACACTGAGGAGAAGCCTTTCAAGTGCCATCAATGTGGAAAGTGTTTAAAACACGAAACATCCCTTAACTACCACATGAgacttcacactggagagaggcctttcacctgccctcagtgtggaaagagtttcattcTTGAAGGACAACTTAGTCGTCACATGAGATACATTCACACAGATGAGAAGCCTTTCGTGTGCCATTACTGTGGAAGGATTTGTGAAAGCAAATCAAACCTTAAGATTCACATacaaattcacactggagaaaagcctttctcctgccctcagtgtggaaagagtttcatacATAAAGGACTGCTTAATTATCACatgaaacttcacactggagaaaagcctttcaGCTGCCATCTGTGTGGTATGGGTTTCAGATATAAAGGACTTCTTAATGGTCACATGAGAAGTGTGCACACCAATGAGAAGCCTTTTACCTGCCATCACTGTGGAAGGATCTGCGAAAGCAAATCAAAACTTCAAATTCACATgcgaattcacactggagaaaggCCTTTCTCCTGCCCTTGTGGAAAAAGTTTCGCACTTAAAGGAAACCTTACGGCTCACATGAGACTTCACACTGGAGACAGGCCTTacatgtgtgttcagtgtgagaagagtttTGCTTATCTAAGACAGCTTAAAAGTCATTTGCAAACTCATTTTGGAGAGAAATCGCAGTGTTCTGAGTGTGGCAAGAGGTTTGCAAAGATGAGCAATTTCAAAAATCATCTGCGCATTCACTCTGGACTAAGGCCATTCAATTGTAATCagtgtaataaaacatttattttgcctTCACACTTAGAGATACACCTGAAAATTCATGCAGACAAAAGACCCTATGTGTGCTCTCCGTGTAGAAAGAGTTTTAAATGGCTCTGCAATTTTAGATCGCATCGGAGATTTCATGTCCGTGGGAAACCTAATTCCAGAGCAAGCTACTTGAAAGGAAAGAAACAAAtccatactggagaaaaacctgaCATTGTAACAAGTGACTTTCGTGGGGGTCATGTGATGGCGCCTTAA